In one window of Gemmatimonadota bacterium DNA:
- a CDS encoding HEAT repeat domain-containing protein: MATTLSPTDALTGALAASPELFAAVVMLLKLTLVLGAALATTRAMPRASAGSRHLVWLAALAALLLLPPVAVWSPLPVRVLPAAGFTSSVPAEAVPGVTPPSATPLGAGPAAAPSAVRDAASPRLSVGAMLVLLWAAGALALLGRLAYGAWSVRRIVRRARRLAQPDWQAPLFEIADRLGLEAAPQLLESDEVKMPFAAGLWTARIVLPAESEGWTPARRSAVLIHELGHVRRRDLVGHTLSRVACALYWFHPLVWTAARQLRAESERACDDLALVFGARPSEYAEHLLEIVSCVRDHRTPAVALAMAHRREFEGRMLAILNPELQRRGPGRWATLSLAGSVAGLALLVGAAAPAPRRAPVPAAGVTAQPPATPGDTGLRVELGRTRSGRVEPRAAPRPVPRPDSRPAPDPQPRPDPAPGGEGAAVATADDERATVLARTLQTDKSGEVRRVAAWGLQRYARLEVAVDALTAALARDPDEAVREMAAWALASARRSPAAAAALAGAIRGARSPRTRATAVWSAGSVREASTVEALTGALGDADAAVREVAAWAIGSCGPERAPAALLRGLGDPDRNVRLSTAWALYAIHDAGSIGAIDAAFQKETDPEVQEGLLRALGAMGEASVEVLQRMVTSTDSAVRVVAITALAGGGAGGPWPWPRPMPRPFP, translated from the coding sequence ATGGCCACGACCCTCTCGCCGACCGATGCCCTCACCGGCGCGCTGGCCGCCTCCCCGGAACTGTTCGCGGCCGTGGTGATGCTCCTCAAGCTGACCCTGGTGTTGGGCGCCGCGCTGGCGACGACGCGCGCCATGCCCCGCGCCTCCGCCGGATCACGGCATCTGGTGTGGCTCGCGGCCCTGGCGGCGCTGCTCCTCCTGCCGCCGGTGGCGGTGTGGAGCCCGCTCCCGGTCCGGGTCCTGCCTGCCGCCGGCTTCACCTCGTCCGTGCCCGCCGAGGCCGTGCCAGGGGTCACGCCGCCCTCCGCCACGCCGCTCGGCGCCGGTCCGGCCGCGGCGCCCTCCGCCGTCCGAGACGCGGCCTCGCCACGGCTGTCCGTCGGCGCCATGCTCGTCCTGCTCTGGGCCGCGGGGGCGCTGGCGCTGCTGGGCCGCCTCGCCTACGGGGCCTGGTCGGTGCGCCGCATCGTGCGGCGGGCCCGGCGGCTGGCGCAGCCCGACTGGCAGGCGCCGCTGTTCGAGATCGCCGACCGGCTGGGACTCGAGGCCGCGCCCCAGCTGCTGGAGAGCGACGAGGTGAAGATGCCCTTTGCGGCCGGGCTGTGGACCGCGCGCATCGTACTCCCGGCGGAGAGCGAGGGGTGGACTCCCGCGCGCAGGAGCGCAGTGCTCATCCATGAGCTGGGGCACGTCCGCCGACGCGACCTCGTGGGCCACACCCTGAGCCGGGTGGCCTGCGCCCTCTACTGGTTCCATCCGCTGGTGTGGACCGCCGCCCGGCAGCTGCGCGCCGAGAGCGAGCGCGCCTGCGACGACCTGGCCCTGGTCTTCGGCGCCCGGCCCAGCGAGTACGCGGAGCACCTGCTCGAGATCGTCAGCTGCGTGCGGGATCACCGCACGCCGGCGGTGGCACTGGCCATGGCGCATCGTCGCGAGTTCGAGGGTCGCATGCTCGCGATCCTCAATCCGGAGCTGCAGCGTCGCGGGCCCGGACGCTGGGCCACGCTCTCCCTGGCCGGGTCCGTGGCGGGGCTGGCGCTGCTGGTGGGCGCCGCCGCGCCGGCGCCGCGCCGCGCTCCGGTGCCGGCCGCGGGGGTCACCGCACAGCCACCGGCCACGCCGGGCGATACCGGCCTCCGGGTGGAACTCGGCCGCACCAGGAGTGGACGCGTGGAGCCGCGTGCTGCCCCGCGGCCCGTGCCGCGGCCCGATTCCCGGCCCGCGCCGGATCCCCAGCCGCGGCCCGACCCCGCGCCAGGCGGCGAGGGCGCAGCCGTCGCGACGGCGGATGATGAGCGCGCCACGGTGCTCGCGCGCACGCTCCAGACCGACAAGAGCGGCGAGGTGCGACGGGTGGCCGCGTGGGGGCTGCAGCGCTATGCCCGGCTCGAGGTGGCGGTGGACGCCCTCACCGCCGCGCTGGCCCGCGACCCCGACGAGGCGGTGCGTGAGATGGCGGCGTGGGCGCTCGCCAGCGCCCGCCGCAGCCCGGCGGCGGCCGCCGCCCTCGCGGGCGCCATCCGTGGCGCGCGCAGCCCTCGCACCCGGGCCACCGCCGTCTGGTCCGCGGGCTCGGTGCGCGAGGCGTCGACGGTCGAGGCCCTCACCGGCGCACTGGGCGACGCCGATGCCGCGGTGCGCGAGGTGGCCGCCTGGGCCATCGGGTCGTGCGGGCCGGAGCGTGCACCCGCCGCCCTCCTTCGGGGGCTGGGCGACCCGGACCGCAACGTGCGGCTCTCCACTGCGTGGGCGCTGTACGCCATCCACGACGCGGGCAGCATCGGCGCCATCGACGCCGCCTTCCAGAAGGAAACCGATCCCGAGGTGCAGGAGGGGCTGCTGCGGGCCCTCGGCGCCATGGGCGAGGCCTCGGTGGAGGTGCTGCAGCGGATGGTGACGTCGACGGACTCGGCGGTGCGGGTGGTGGCGATCACGGCACTCGCCGGCGGCGGCGCCGGCGGGCCGTGGCCCTGGCCCCGCCCGATGCCGCGGCCCTTTCCCTGA
- a CDS encoding HEAT repeat domain-containing protein, translating into MPRMIAIGLAAFALLTPPSIQSPRAPEPTPGLRDLLTAAQGAPPAVCALAARGVLASGWGSAAEPPASPLPRPAIWRGRWSRGDALPADDLRFLLERLSTGDACVREIAVRLLAQQEGAQAVPGLVERLAAPDSALRAVAAYGLGMGGERGAVEALLRGLGDGAAGVRANVAWALGRIGDGRAVRPVTGRLGDRAPLVREAAAGALGHLDSSSAVPALLRVLREDDVASVRRTAAWALGQLSADDAAAALATALRGDADAAVREMCAWALGAMEASAAGPALRAAARGDTEEAVRETAVWALGQRGSAAAGDDLGQVLATDRSVRVRRTAAWALGQLDLRAAPKGLLDALGDGDGDLRLKAAWALSEIGDGAAIPALRAALGREQDPRARKAEVRALIHSGERSERLTELLQSADPQVREAAIRGIAGRSGVDPWPWPQPRPRPFP; encoded by the coding sequence ATGCCGCGTATGATCGCCATCGGCCTCGCCGCGTTCGCGCTGCTGACGCCGCCCAGCATTCAGTCACCCCGCGCGCCGGAGCCGACACCCGGGCTCCGCGACCTGCTCACCGCGGCGCAGGGCGCCCCGCCGGCGGTCTGCGCGCTCGCCGCCCGGGGCGTGCTCGCCTCCGGGTGGGGCTCGGCGGCGGAGCCGCCGGCCTCCCCGTTGCCGCGGCCGGCGATCTGGCGCGGCCGGTGGAGTCGCGGTGACGCGCTTCCGGCGGACGACCTGCGCTTCCTGCTGGAGCGGCTCTCCACGGGCGACGCCTGCGTGCGGGAGATCGCCGTGCGGCTCCTGGCACAGCAGGAGGGGGCGCAGGCGGTGCCCGGGCTGGTGGAGCGGCTCGCCGCGCCGGACTCGGCCCTCCGCGCCGTGGCGGCGTACGGGCTCGGCATGGGGGGCGAACGGGGGGCGGTGGAGGCGCTGCTGCGGGGGCTTGGCGATGGCGCCGCCGGGGTCCGGGCCAATGTCGCGTGGGCGCTGGGCCGCATCGGCGACGGGCGGGCCGTGCGTCCGGTGACGGGCCGCCTGGGCGATCGCGCGCCCCTGGTCCGGGAGGCGGCCGCGGGTGCCCTCGGCCACCTCGACTCCAGCAGCGCGGTGCCGGCGCTGCTGCGGGTGCTGCGGGAGGACGACGTCGCCTCGGTCCGCCGCACCGCGGCGTGGGCCTTGGGCCAGCTCTCCGCGGACGACGCGGCGGCGGCGCTCGCCACGGCGCTGCGCGGCGACGCGGACGCGGCGGTGCGCGAGATGTGCGCGTGGGCGCTTGGCGCGATGGAGGCCTCCGCGGCCGGGCCCGCGCTGCGTGCCGCCGCGCGGGGCGACACGGAAGAGGCGGTACGCGAGACGGCGGTCTGGGCGCTGGGCCAGCGCGGCAGCGCTGCCGCTGGCGATGACCTCGGCCAGGTGCTCGCCACCGACCGCAGCGTGCGGGTCCGGCGCACGGCGGCCTGGGCGCTGGGGCAGCTTGACCTGCGCGCGGCGCCGAAGGGGCTGCTCGACGCGCTCGGCGATGGCGACGGCGACCTGCGGCTCAAGGCGGCGTGGGCCCTCTCGGAGATCGGCGATGGCGCGGCCATCCCGGCGCTCCGCGCCGCCCTGGGCCGCGAGCAGGACCCGCGCGCACGCAAGGCAGAGGTCCGGGCGCTGATCCACTCGGGGGAACGGTCGGAGCGGCTGACCGAGCTGCTGCAGTCGGCCGACCCACAGGTGCGTGAGGCGGCGATCCGCGGGATCGCGGGCCGGAGCGGGGTGGACCCGTGGCCCTGGCCCCAGCCGCGGCCGCGCCCGTTCCCCTGA
- a CDS encoding carbohydrate binding family 9 domain-containing protein gives MLNLFGLFLVVQAEAVSPPPALPSPTSVRATLAAEPPVLDGRDSDALWRATPVIDQFLESRPTEGAPPRFRTEARLAYDARYLYAFVRSHDPHPDSLISLLSRRDDQTASDHVTLMIDSYHDRRTGFEFSVNPAGVKSDYALYNDGDEDVAWDAVWDVATRIDSLGWTAEYRIPLSQLRFSTRGDGTFGVLIWRVIQRYTATVTWPLYRPSTSGITSQFGELTGLTGLESPGRAELTPYLVTKNVELPGSATHDRDQQFTVGGDLRYRLASNIFLNATINPDFGQVEADPSELNLGAFETFFGERRPFFVEGKGTFAFNVNCVVVVDCRTGEGLFYSRRIGRSPQLAEVFGDAGSATSTRILGAAKVTGRLPGGFSLGLLDAVTDRVEGPGSSTLEPTTNYAVLRGNQDYRQGAGSVGFMLTAVNRALDTESEPYLHRSAYSGGLDARHRFSGRFEVSGSLAASRVSGSRAAIAATQRDPVHLYQRPDGPLTFDSTRTALSGTNLELRFAKVGGRRLVFETAYQRRTPGFEINDVGFLRQADQQAWTSWANLAWRTPNRVFQQLRWNFNNWEYWSAAGLPTEMAFNTNVHTQLTNRWWLHLGGTWGQVGGHTFCDRCARGGPAIRQDPYISPWGGIEGDDRKALVPFMWVNYNRGDGGRSESLSLQPELALKVSSRFSTSLAANWRRNRDDLQYFGTFADSSGVAHYTFAHLQQRTLSLTWRLGYTFSPTTSLQVYASPFITKGSYSRVREVARARAARYADRYQPYGDTTVTSDPGGFNFQQFRSNVVFRWEYRPGSTLFVVWSQGREGFAPEQGRESFGGDLGDLFSRRANDTFLVKLSYWFSR, from the coding sequence ATGCTGAACCTGTTCGGTCTCTTCCTGGTGGTGCAGGCGGAGGCGGTGAGCCCACCGCCCGCGCTGCCCTCGCCGACCTCGGTGCGCGCCACCCTCGCCGCCGAGCCCCCGGTGCTCGACGGCCGCGACAGCGACGCGCTGTGGCGGGCCACGCCGGTCATCGACCAGTTCCTGGAGTCGCGCCCCACGGAGGGGGCGCCGCCGCGGTTCCGCACCGAGGCGCGGCTGGCGTACGATGCCCGCTATCTCTACGCCTTTGTCCGCTCCCACGACCCGCACCCCGACAGCCTCATCAGCCTGCTGTCGCGCCGGGACGACCAGACGGCGTCGGATCACGTCACGCTCATGATCGACTCCTACCATGACCGGCGCACCGGGTTCGAGTTCTCGGTGAACCCGGCGGGGGTCAAGTCCGACTACGCCCTCTACAATGATGGCGACGAGGACGTGGCCTGGGACGCGGTGTGGGACGTGGCCACCCGCATCGATTCCCTGGGCTGGACGGCGGAGTACCGCATCCCGCTCTCCCAGCTGCGCTTCTCCACCCGGGGTGACGGCACCTTCGGTGTCCTGATCTGGCGCGTCATCCAGCGGTACACCGCCACGGTCACCTGGCCGCTGTACCGGCCATCGACGTCAGGCATCACCTCGCAGTTCGGCGAGCTCACCGGGCTCACCGGCCTGGAGAGCCCGGGGCGGGCCGAGCTCACGCCCTACCTGGTGACCAAGAACGTGGAGCTGCCGGGATCCGCCACCCACGACCGCGACCAGCAGTTCACCGTCGGGGGCGACCTGCGCTACCGGCTGGCGTCGAACATCTTCCTCAATGCCACCATCAACCCCGACTTTGGCCAGGTGGAAGCCGATCCCTCGGAGCTCAACCTGGGCGCCTTCGAGACCTTCTTCGGGGAGCGGCGGCCGTTCTTCGTGGAGGGGAAGGGCACCTTCGCCTTCAACGTGAACTGCGTGGTGGTGGTGGACTGCCGCACCGGGGAGGGGCTGTTCTACTCGCGGCGCATCGGACGGTCGCCGCAGCTCGCCGAGGTGTTCGGCGACGCCGGCTCCGCGACCTCCACCCGGATCCTCGGCGCCGCCAAGGTGACCGGCCGCCTGCCCGGCGGGTTCTCGCTCGGGCTGCTCGATGCCGTCACCGACCGGGTGGAGGGGCCCGGCAGCAGCACCCTCGAGCCGACCACCAACTACGCCGTGCTGCGGGGCAACCAGGACTATCGCCAGGGGGCCGGCAGCGTGGGCTTCATGCTCACCGCGGTGAACCGGGCCCTCGACACCGAGAGCGAGCCGTACCTGCACCGGAGCGCGTACAGCGGGGGGCTCGATGCCCGGCACCGCTTCTCGGGCCGCTTCGAGGTATCCGGGTCCCTCGCCGCCAGCCGGGTGAGCGGCAGCCGCGCGGCCATCGCCGCCACCCAGCGCGACCCGGTGCACCTGTACCAGCGCCCCGACGGGCCGCTCACCTTCGACTCCACCCGGACCGCGCTCTCCGGCACGAACCTGGAGCTGCGTTTCGCCAAGGTCGGCGGCCGGCGGCTGGTCTTCGAGACCGCCTACCAGCGCCGGACCCCGGGTTTCGAGATCAATGACGTGGGCTTCCTCAGGCAGGCCGACCAGCAGGCCTGGACCTCCTGGGCCAACCTGGCCTGGCGCACGCCCAACCGGGTCTTCCAGCAGCTGCGCTGGAACTTCAACAACTGGGAGTACTGGAGCGCCGCGGGACTGCCCACGGAAATGGCCTTCAACACCAACGTGCACACCCAGCTCACCAACCGGTGGTGGCTGCACCTGGGCGGCACCTGGGGCCAGGTGGGCGGCCACACCTTCTGCGACCGGTGTGCCCGTGGCGGCCCGGCCATCCGGCAGGATCCGTACATCTCCCCCTGGGGCGGCATCGAGGGGGACGATCGCAAGGCGCTGGTGCCATTCATGTGGGTCAACTACAACCGGGGCGACGGCGGACGGTCGGAGTCGCTCAGCCTCCAGCCGGAGCTCGCCCTCAAGGTGAGCTCCCGGTTCAGCACCTCGCTCGCCGCCAACTGGCGCCGCAACCGGGATGACCTGCAGTACTTCGGGACCTTCGCGGACTCCTCCGGCGTGGCGCACTACACCTTCGCGCACCTGCAGCAGCGCACGCTCAGCCTCACCTGGCGGCTCGGCTACACCTTCAGCCCCACCACCTCGCTGCAGGTCTATGCCTCGCCGTTCATCACCAAGGGCAGCTACAGCCGGGTGCGGGAGGTCGCGCGGGCCCGGGCGGCGCGGTACGCCGACCGGTACCAGCCCTACGGCGACACCACCGTCACCAGCGACCCGGGTGGCTTCAACTTCCAGCAGTTCCGCTCCAACGTGGTCTTCCGCTGGGAGTACCGGCCCGGCTCCACCCTCTTCGTGGTCTGGAGCCAGGGGCGCGAGGGCTTCGCGCCGGAGCAGGGGCGGGAGTCCTTCGGCGGCGACCTCGGCGACCTCTTCAGCCGCCGCGCCAACGACACCTTCCTGGTCAAGCTCTCCTACTGGTTCTCGCGGTAG